From the Patescibacteria group bacterium genome, the window TGCAACAAGGCATTCTTAATGCTGATTTGATAAACACTGTTAGCCCTTCTTATGCTCAAGAAATTTTAACAAAAAAATTTGGTGAAAAATTGGAAAAAACATTAAATCAAAGAAAAAAAGACCTTTTAGGTATTTTAAACGGCCTTGATACAGAAATTTATTCACCAGAAAAAGACAGAGAAATTAAAGTTAATTATTCCGTTAAAACTATAGAAAGGAAAGTCTTTAATAAAAAAGATCTTCAACGCCTAACCCGTTTGCCCTTGACCGAAAAACCAATTTTTAGTTTTATCGGTCGCCTCACTGATCAAAAGGGTTCAGAGTTAATTGCTCAAATAGCGCCATCGTTGATTAAAATAGGCTGTCAGTTTATTTTTTTAGGCCAAGGTCAAAGTTTATACGAAAGTCAACTTAGAGATTTAGCCAAAAAATATAAGAAAAACGTCTATACAAAAATTGGTTTTGACGAAAAATTGGCTTCCAAAATTTATGCTGGTGCCGACATGTTTTTAATGCCCTCTCGTTTTGAACCCTGTGGCCTCGGCCAAATGATAGCCATGAGGTATGGTACCATTCCTATTGTCCGTGCCGTTGGCGGCTTGAAAGATTCGGTAGAAAATGTTAGAGTAAATGGTCAAAGAATTTCAGGGAATGGTTTTATTTTTAAAAATTACAAAAAACAAGAACTTTTGACGGCTAGTCGGAGGGCATTAAAGTTTTTTAAAAATAAAAAAAATTGGCGGAAAATTCAAGAAAATGCCATGAAAAAGGATTTTTCTTGGCAAAGCTCAGCCAAAAAATATCTTCAACTTTATAAAAAAATATCTTCTAAAATATGAA encodes:
- a CDS encoding glycogen synthase, whose product is MKVLFVVSELTPMAKVGGLGDVAGALPKVLKKLGINVRIFLPFYQMIKGKKYHLKLLSLKKIKLAHISERIKIYQTNLPLTKVPVYLIWNKKYLSQGGIYFEKSAFVNKFAEIERFLFFSKAILEIFPVIKWWPDIIHCHDWHSAILPALVKLRNQNSKLKIKTLLTIHNLANQGRWNAQEIFNFLGLRGDELPSFKIRFDGKTDLNILQQGILNADLINTVSPSYAQEILTKKFGEKLEKTLNQRKKDLLGILNGLDTEIYSPEKDREIKVNYSVKTIERKVFNKKDLQRLTRLPLTEKPIFSFIGRLTDQKGSELIAQIAPSLIKIGCQFIFLGQGQSLYESQLRDLAKKYKKNVYTKIGFDEKLASKIYAGADMFLMPSRFEPCGLGQMIAMRYGTIPIVRAVGGLKDSVENVRVNGQRISGNGFIFKNYKKQELLTASRRALKFFKNKKNWRKIQENAMKKDFSWQSSAKKYLQLYKKISSKI